A portion of the Pseudomonas koreensis genome contains these proteins:
- the cobW gene encoding cobalamin biosynthesis protein CobW, with protein MKTLAKLPVTIVTGFLGSGKTTLLRHMLDNAQGRRIAVIVNEFGELGIDGEILKQCTIGCTEEEASGRVYELANGCLCCTVQEEFFPVMRELVARRGDLDHILIETSGLALPKPLVQAFQWPEIRSACTVDSVITVVDSPAVAAGTFAAFPDQVDAQRKLDPNLDHESPLHELFADQLASADLVILNKADQTSPEDLARVRAEVAEELPPAVKIIEASNGRLPLDVLIGLGAGSEEHIDGRHSHHDHHHDGDDDDHDHDAFDSISIELPQADESLLLDALTQLVVQHGILRVKGFAAIPNKPMRLLIQGVGTRFDKHFDRQWGAEEARVTRLVLIGQELDAVQLETQLRAALSV; from the coding sequence ATGAAAACACTGGCCAAACTCCCCGTCACCATCGTCACCGGTTTCCTCGGTTCGGGCAAAACCACGCTGCTGCGACACATGCTCGACAACGCGCAGGGCCGGCGCATCGCGGTGATCGTCAACGAGTTTGGCGAGCTGGGTATCGACGGTGAAATTCTCAAGCAATGCACCATCGGTTGCACCGAAGAAGAAGCCAGCGGCCGCGTCTACGAGTTGGCCAATGGCTGCCTGTGCTGCACGGTGCAGGAAGAATTCTTTCCGGTAATGCGCGAACTGGTCGCCCGTCGCGGCGACCTCGATCACATCCTTATCGAAACCTCCGGCCTGGCCCTGCCCAAGCCGTTGGTGCAAGCCTTCCAGTGGCCGGAAATCCGCAGTGCCTGCACCGTCGATTCGGTGATTACCGTGGTCGACAGTCCGGCCGTCGCCGCTGGCACGTTCGCCGCGTTCCCGGATCAGGTCGATGCCCAGCGCAAACTCGATCCGAACCTTGATCACGAATCGCCACTGCACGAGCTGTTCGCCGATCAACTGGCCAGCGCCGATCTGGTTATCCTCAACAAGGCCGACCAGACCAGCCCGGAAGATCTGGCTCGCGTGCGCGCTGAAGTCGCCGAAGAACTGCCGCCAGCGGTAAAAATCATCGAAGCCAGCAACGGTCGTTTGCCGCTGGATGTGTTGATCGGTCTGGGCGCCGGCTCCGAGGAACACATCGATGGTCGCCACAGCCATCACGATCACCACCATGACGGCGATGACGACGACCACGATCACGATGCCTTCGATTCGATCTCCATCGAACTGCCGCAAGCCGACGAAAGCCTGCTGCTCGACGCACTGACGCAATTGGTGGTGCAGCACGGCATCCTCCGTGTGAAAGGTTTTGCAGCGATTCCGAACAAGCCGATGCGCCTGTTGATCCAGGGTGTGGGCACGCGTTTCGACAAGCATTTCGACCGCCAATGGGGCGCCGAAGAAGCGCGTGTCACGCGTCTGGTGTTGATCGGTCAGGAGCTCGATGCCGTGCAGCTCGAAACGCAATTGCGCGCTGCGCTCAGCGTTTAA
- the cobN gene encoding cobaltochelatase subunit CobN — translation MHLLRTQPGGFVSDDNIADLGQTPAELVILCSGDSSLALLAEAAQQLPEDYPSLRLANPMQVQNHASVDLYVDEVLRHAKVILISLHGGIAYWRYGVERLVELSERGVQLILVPGDDRPDPELSDLSTVSAQARDRLWQFLRQGGMGNALDFFRCLGNQWFARDYPWSEPQTLPRTAIYHPQKNSAALSDWQAEWLPDQPVAALLFYRSHLQAANTAFIDVFCQRLQAAGLNPLPIAVASLKEPGCLSVVEDWLDEVEAGVILNTTGFAQSSPEAPHLRPFRRNIPVIQAICAQDNEPGWRDSEQGLGPRDLAMHIALPELDGRIISRPISFKDLAWRSERSQSDVVCYRAQPGRMDFVAELARRWIDLARVPNGEKRIALILANYPTRDGRIGNGVGLDTPAAALNILRALRDHGYPITAELPDSGTELIQQLLGGVSNDLDSLDLRPCQQSLAMDDYLAMFNALPEANRAAVLERWGSPHNDPMCRDGRLMIAGLRFGLTFVGIQPARGYQVDPSAVYHDPDLVPPHGYLAFYFWLRETYGAHGVIHVGKHGNLEWLPGKGVGLSDNCWPDALLGPLPNIYPFIVNDPGEGAQAKRRTQAVIIDHLMPPLTRAETYGPLRNLELLADEYYEAQLLDPRRARELQRDILQLVRDTQIDRELQLDAALDSDADAAIWLPRLDTYLCDLKESQIRDGLHIFGESPSGRLRIDTLLALLRIPRGDGKGAQSSLLRALAMAFELGFDPLDCTLADPWNGPRPSELQTISDELWRTTGDTRERLELFAVHLISQTLQTPCRSEPARDSGVSFKTELPDLAPSRAGSLPQGSGWSDVNAIIQSLREVVAPRLDACGPAEMRGLLDALGGRFVPAGPSGAPSRGRLDVLPTGRNFYSVDVRNLPTTTAWRIGFQSATLILERHLQDHGDHLRQLGLSVWGTATMRTGGDDIAQAMALMGVRPVWATGSQRVDDFEILPLSLLDRPRVDVTLRVSGFFRDAFANLIRLFDAAVQAVAALDEPDDLNPLAAKVRAEREALLQAGVDEDTARRQAGWRIFGAKPGAYGAGVQGAIDGRLWRTREDLAEVYLNWGAYAYGGADEGTAAREQFSQRLSQVQAVLQNQDNREHDLLDSNDYYQFQGGMLAAVESLRGEAAASYHGDHSQPDLPKIRTLKEELNRVVRSRAANPKWIDGVKRHGYKGAFELAATVDNLFAFDATTQLIDDHQYALLADAYLLDPATRDFVREHNPHALRDMTERMLEAQQRGMWQEPGAYKEALENLLLDIEEDM, via the coding sequence ATGCACCTGCTCAGGACCCAGCCCGGCGGATTCGTCTCGGATGACAACATTGCCGACCTTGGCCAAACCCCCGCCGAGCTGGTGATCCTGTGCAGCGGCGATTCCAGCCTGGCGCTGCTCGCCGAAGCTGCGCAGCAATTGCCGGAGGATTATCCGAGCCTGCGTCTGGCCAACCCGATGCAGGTGCAGAATCACGCGTCGGTCGATCTGTACGTGGACGAAGTGCTGCGCCACGCCAAGGTCATTCTGATCTCGCTGCACGGCGGCATCGCCTATTGGCGCTATGGCGTCGAGCGGCTGGTCGAGTTGTCCGAACGCGGCGTGCAACTGATTCTGGTGCCCGGCGATGACCGTCCGGATCCCGAGCTCAGCGACTTGAGTACGGTCAGCGCCCAGGCACGCGATCGACTCTGGCAGTTCCTGCGTCAGGGCGGCATGGGCAATGCGCTGGATTTTTTCCGCTGCCTGGGCAACCAATGGTTCGCTCGTGATTACCCATGGAGCGAGCCGCAGACCCTCCCGCGCACGGCGATTTATCACCCACAGAAAAACAGCGCCGCCCTGAGTGACTGGCAAGCCGAATGGCTGCCCGATCAACCGGTGGCGGCGCTGTTGTTTTATCGCTCGCACTTGCAAGCGGCGAACACCGCGTTCATCGATGTGTTCTGCCAGCGTTTGCAGGCGGCCGGGCTCAATCCGCTGCCGATCGCCGTGGCCAGTCTGAAAGAACCTGGCTGCCTGTCGGTGGTCGAGGACTGGCTGGATGAGGTCGAGGCCGGGGTGATTCTCAACACCACTGGTTTTGCCCAGTCCAGCCCCGAAGCGCCGCATCTGCGCCCGTTTCGCCGCAACATTCCGGTGATCCAGGCAATCTGCGCCCAGGACAACGAGCCCGGTTGGCGCGACAGTGAACAGGGCCTCGGGCCGCGGGATCTGGCGATGCACATTGCTCTGCCGGAACTCGACGGACGTATCATCAGCCGGCCGATCAGCTTCAAGGATCTGGCCTGGCGCAGCGAGCGCAGTCAGTCCGATGTGGTCTGCTACCGCGCCCAGCCCGGACGCATGGATTTCGTCGCCGAACTGGCGCGGCGCTGGATCGATCTGGCGCGAGTGCCGAATGGCGAAAAACGCATCGCCCTGATCCTCGCCAACTACCCGACTCGCGACGGCCGCATCGGCAACGGTGTTGGCCTCGATACGCCGGCAGCGGCGCTGAACATCCTGCGCGCATTGCGCGACCACGGTTATCCGATCACTGCCGAGTTACCCGACAGCGGCACCGAGCTGATCCAGCAACTGCTCGGCGGTGTCAGCAACGACCTCGACAGTCTCGACCTGCGCCCGTGCCAGCAGAGCCTGGCGATGGACGATTACCTGGCGATGTTCAACGCGCTGCCGGAAGCGAATCGCGCTGCGGTGCTTGAACGTTGGGGATCGCCACACAATGATCCGATGTGCCGCGACGGTCGCCTGATGATCGCCGGGCTGCGCTTCGGTCTGACTTTCGTCGGCATCCAGCCGGCACGCGGTTATCAGGTCGATCCGAGCGCGGTGTATCACGACCCGGATCTGGTGCCGCCGCACGGCTATCTGGCGTTCTATTTCTGGTTGCGCGAAACCTACGGCGCTCACGGCGTAATCCATGTCGGCAAGCACGGCAACCTCGAATGGCTGCCGGGCAAAGGCGTCGGCCTTTCCGATAATTGCTGGCCGGACGCGCTGCTCGGGCCGCTGCCGAATATCTATCCGTTTATCGTCAACGATCCGGGCGAGGGCGCCCAGGCCAAACGCCGCACGCAAGCGGTGATCATCGACCACTTGATGCCGCCACTGACTCGCGCGGAAACCTATGGTCCGCTGCGCAATCTCGAGTTGCTCGCCGACGAATATTACGAGGCGCAACTGCTCGATCCGCGCCGTGCTCGCGAGTTGCAGCGCGACATTCTGCAACTGGTGCGTGACACGCAAATCGACCGCGAATTGCAGTTGGATGCTGCGCTGGACAGCGACGCTGATGCGGCGATCTGGCTGCCGCGTCTGGATACTTATCTGTGCGATCTGAAGGAGTCGCAGATTCGCGATGGGTTGCACATCTTTGGCGAATCACCCAGCGGGCGCTTGCGGATTGACACGTTGCTGGCGCTGTTGCGGATTCCGCGCGGCGACGGTAAGGGCGCGCAGTCGAGCCTGTTGCGGGCGCTGGCCATGGCGTTTGAATTGGGCTTCGATCCGCTGGATTGCACATTGGCCGATCCGTGGAACGGCCCGCGACCGAGCGAGTTGCAGACGATCAGCGATGAACTGTGGCGTACCACCGGCGACACCCGCGAACGCCTCGAACTATTTGCCGTACACCTGATCTCCCAAACACTGCAAACCCCCTGTAGGAGTGAGCCTGCTCGCGATAGCGGTGTGTCATTCAAAACCGAATTGCCTGACCTGGCGCCATCGCGAGCAGGCTCGCTCCCACAGGGATCGGGGTGGTCTGATGTAAATGCAATCATCCAGTCCCTGCGCGAAGTCGTCGCCCCACGCCTCGACGCTTGCGGGCCGGCGGAAATGCGCGGTCTGCTCGACGCCCTCGGCGGTCGATTCGTCCCGGCCGGCCCCAGCGGTGCACCCAGCCGTGGCCGCCTCGACGTGCTGCCCACCGGGCGCAACTTCTACTCGGTCGACGTGCGCAACCTGCCGACCACCACCGCGTGGCGCATCGGATTCCAGTCGGCCACGCTGATTCTCGAGCGACACCTGCAGGATCATGGCGACCACCTGCGCCAGCTCGGCCTGTCCGTCTGGGGCACCGCGACCATGCGCACCGGCGGCGATGACATTGCCCAGGCGATGGCGCTGATGGGCGTGCGTCCGGTCTGGGCCACGGGCAGCCAGCGCGTGGATGATTTCGAGATCCTGCCGCTGAGTCTGCTCGATCGCCCAAGGGTCGACGTGACGCTGCGGGTTTCGGGCTTTTTCCGTGATGCGTTCGCCAACCTCATCCGCCTGTTCGACGCCGCCGTGCAAGCGGTGGCCGCGCTGGACGAACCGGATGACTTGAATCCACTGGCCGCCAAAGTGCGTGCCGAGCGCGAAGCGCTGTTGCAGGCGGGCGTCGATGAGGACACCGCGCGGCGTCAGGCCGGATGGCGAATCTTCGGTGCCAAGCCGGGTGCTTACGGCGCTGGTGTGCAAGGCGCGATCGACGGACGTCTGTGGCGGACCCGCGAAGACCTCGCCGAGGTTTACCTGAACTGGGGCGCCTACGCTTACGGTGGCGCTGATGAAGGCACGGCTGCCCGCGAGCAATTCAGCCAGCGCCTGAGCCAGGTGCAGGCAGTGCTGCAAAATCAGGACAACCGCGAGCATGACCTGCTCGACTCCAACGATTACTACCAGTTTCAGGGCGGCATGCTCGCGGCGGTGGAAAGCCTGCGCGGCGAGGCAGCAGCCAGTTATCACGGCGATCACAGCCAGCCCGATCTGCCGAAGATCCGTACCTTGAAGGAAGAGCTGAACCGCGTAGTGCGCTCGCGGGCGGCGAATCCGAAGTGGATCGACGGGGTCAAGCGTCACGGCTATAAAGGCGCGTTCGAACTGGCGGCGACCGTTGATAATCTGTTCGCCTTCGATGCGACGACGCAGTTGATCGATGATCATCAATACGCGTTGCTGGCGGATGCCTATTTGCTCGATCCGGCGACGCGGGATTTTGTTCGTGAGCATAATCCCCATGCGCTGCGCGACATGACCGAACGCATGCTCGAGGCGCAGCAGCGCGGGATGTGGCAGGAGCCGGGGGCTTATAAAGAGGCGCTGGAGAATTTGCTGTTGGATATCGAGGAAGATATGTAG
- a CDS encoding vWA domain-containing protein: protein MGRNAGHRASYRCPPRSTKLAATGKKALGIRPRSDAGANARPRAGQLDDGRQGQRQAASGGAVNWPGTLLNGRPQRRADLLFQQRTRSPHEVWLVIVDASASTRRHQALSDAKGLLAQMFDDAYRQRARLALLTASGIAPEWQVQGLKASTGLRVWLDGLGAGGGTPLLAALEQAQQWLTMRRKRFPAELQRCLVVTDGRLKELSGLPVLACPGLLIDIERGPIRLGRAMELASALQAQYRHIDELISL, encoded by the coding sequence ATGGGGCGAAATGCCGGCCACCGCGCAAGTTACCGGTGCCCGCCGCGAAGTACCAAGCTGGCCGCCACTGGCAAAAAAGCCCTAGGCATTCGCCCCCGATCCGATGCGGGGGCGAATGCCAGACCCCGCGCCGGACAGCTCGATGATGGCCGTCAAGGGCAACGGCAGGCGGCGAGCGGCGGTGCGGTGAACTGGCCCGGCACGTTGCTCAACGGTCGTCCGCAACGTCGCGCTGATCTGCTGTTTCAGCAGCGCACCCGCTCACCACATGAGGTCTGGTTGGTGATCGTCGATGCGTCGGCCTCGACCCGGCGCCATCAGGCCTTGAGCGATGCCAAGGGCTTGCTCGCGCAGATGTTCGACGACGCCTATCGCCAGCGCGCGCGGCTAGCCTTGCTGACAGCCAGTGGCATCGCGCCGGAGTGGCAGGTGCAAGGCTTGAAGGCCTCAACCGGCCTGCGCGTCTGGCTCGACGGCCTGGGCGCCGGTGGCGGCACGCCGTTGCTCGCTGCGTTGGAGCAGGCGCAACAATGGCTGACGATGCGGCGCAAGCGCTTTCCGGCTGAGTTGCAGCGCTGCCTGGTCGTGACCGACGGTCGCTTGAAAGAACTGTCGGGATTGCCGGTGCTCGCGTGTCCTGGATTGCTCATCGACATCGAGCGCGGGCCGATTCGACTGGGCCGGGCGATGGAACTGGCGAGCGCGCTGCAAGCGCAATATCGGCATATCGATGAGTTGATTTCCCTCTGA
- a CDS encoding TerC family protein has protein sequence MEWLADPTAWLGLLTLIVLELVLGIDNLVFIAILADKLPPHQRDRARIIGLSLALIMRLGLLASISWLVTLTQPLFEVFDKSFSGRDLIMLFGGVFLLFKATMELHERLEGHVGERSTNNAYALFWPIVAQIVVLDAVFSLDAVITAVGMVDELAVMMIAVIISIGLMIVASKPLTRFVNAHPTVIMLCLGFLMMIGFALTAEGLGFHIPKGYLYAAIGFSILIEVFNQIARARRKRSMQGLRPLRERTAHAVMRLLGGRKLAVEEVGEEISDLLDNGEAPIAELFDRRERVMISGVLQLAERPIRHLMTVRADVDLIDLADDAETIRTKLMHSSYSRLPLIRDGAVDEPLGFVHKKELLKGYLAGNEPNLEHLVRKTLNLLDSYSILNALEQMRAASTHIAFVVNEFGDFVGVLTMTDILESIAGELPDASEIEGPDVIEERGGFLVSGALPLARVRQRTGFGAEPTEDYQTMAGLVMSLLDRLPMTGDQLEYEGWQLTVKAVEERRVTRVLLERAAA, from the coding sequence ATGGAATGGTTAGCGGATCCCACGGCCTGGTTAGGCCTGTTGACTCTGATCGTGCTGGAACTGGTGCTGGGTATCGACAACCTGGTGTTCATCGCAATCCTGGCCGACAAACTGCCGCCGCATCAGCGTGATCGCGCGCGCATCATCGGTCTGTCGCTGGCGCTGATCATGCGTCTGGGCCTGTTGGCGAGTATTTCCTGGCTGGTCACGCTGACGCAGCCGTTGTTCGAGGTGTTCGACAAGAGCTTCTCCGGGCGTGACCTGATCATGCTGTTCGGTGGTGTGTTCCTGCTGTTCAAGGCCACCATGGAGTTGCATGAACGCCTCGAAGGCCACGTCGGCGAGCGTTCGACCAACAACGCCTATGCGCTGTTCTGGCCAATCGTGGCGCAGATCGTGGTGCTCGACGCGGTGTTCTCGCTCGATGCGGTGATTACCGCCGTGGGCATGGTCGATGAACTGGCGGTGATGATGATCGCCGTGATCATTTCCATCGGCCTGATGATCGTCGCCAGCAAGCCGTTGACCCGTTTCGTCAACGCGCACCCGACCGTGATCATGCTGTGTCTGGGCTTCCTGATGATGATCGGTTTTGCCCTGACTGCAGAAGGTCTGGGTTTCCACATCCCGAAAGGTTATCTGTACGCCGCGATCGGGTTCTCGATCCTCATCGAAGTGTTCAACCAGATCGCCCGGGCACGCCGCAAACGCTCGATGCAGGGCTTGCGTCCGCTGCGTGAGCGCACCGCCCATGCGGTAATGCGCTTGCTCGGCGGGCGCAAACTCGCAGTGGAGGAGGTCGGTGAGGAGATTTCCGATTTGCTCGACAACGGTGAAGCGCCGATCGCCGAACTGTTCGACCGCCGTGAGCGGGTGATGATCAGCGGCGTGCTGCAACTGGCCGAGCGGCCGATTCGCCACCTCATGACGGTGCGCGCCGATGTCGATCTGATCGACCTGGCCGATGATGCCGAAACCATTCGCACGAAGTTGATGCATTCGTCCTACTCGCGCTTGCCGTTGATTCGTGATGGCGCAGTGGACGAGCCGCTGGGCTTTGTACACAAGAAGGAATTGCTCAAGGGGTATCTGGCCGGCAACGAGCCGAACCTTGAGCATCTGGTCCGCAAGACCCTCAATCTGCTCGACAGTTATTCGATCCTCAATGCGCTGGAGCAAATGCGCGCGGCCTCGACGCACATTGCTTTCGTGGTCAACGAGTTTGGTGACTTCGTTGGTGTGCTGACCATGACCGACATCCTCGAGTCGATCGCCGGCGAGTTACCCGATGCCAGCGAAATCGAAGGCCCGGACGTGATCGAAGAGCGTGGTGGGTTTCTGGTCAGCGGCGCGTTGCCCTTGGCACGAGTGCGCCAGCGCACCGGCTTCGGCGCTGAGCCCACCGAGGACTATCAGACCATGGCGGGGTTGGTCATGAGTCTTCTGGATCGCTTGCCGATGACCGGCGATCAACTGGAATACGAAGGCTGGCAACTGACCGTCAAAGCGGTTGAAGAGCGGCGGGTGACGCGGGTGCTGCTGGAGCGTGCTGCCGCGTAA
- a CDS encoding ATP-binding protein — protein sequence MTDTPHFPLSAVVGADDLKLALCLTAIDPKIGGVLIEGPRGMAKSTLARGVADLLASGQFVTLPLGATEERLVGTLDLDAALSGGRAQFSPGVLAKADGGVLYVDEVNLLPDHLVDLLLDVAASGTNVIERDGISHRHSAKFVLIGTMNPEEGELRPQLLDRFGLNVALSGHTAPTERGQIIRRRLDFDSDPQAFCAQWETEQHALRSRCETARNLLVKIPLDDTALALITERCFAAGVDGLRADLVWLRAARAHAAWRGADAIAELDIDAVAEFALRHRRREQPSANAESPAPPPSGAESQPGEGQGQWGEMPATAQVTGARREVPSWPPLAKKP from the coding sequence ATGACCGACACCCCGCATTTCCCGCTCTCCGCCGTGGTCGGCGCCGATGACCTGAAACTCGCTCTGTGCCTGACCGCCATCGACCCGAAAATCGGTGGCGTGCTCATCGAAGGGCCACGCGGCATGGCCAAGTCGACACTGGCCCGGGGCGTGGCGGATCTGCTCGCCAGCGGCCAATTCGTCACCTTGCCACTGGGCGCCACTGAAGAGCGGCTGGTCGGCACCCTCGACCTCGATGCCGCCCTCAGCGGCGGTCGCGCGCAGTTTTCCCCCGGAGTATTGGCCAAGGCTGACGGTGGCGTGCTCTACGTCGATGAGGTCAATCTGTTGCCCGATCATTTGGTCGACCTGCTGCTCGATGTTGCCGCAAGCGGCACCAATGTGATCGAGCGCGACGGCATTTCCCACCGGCACTCGGCGAAGTTCGTGCTGATCGGCACCATGAACCCGGAGGAGGGCGAGCTGCGCCCGCAACTGCTTGATCGATTCGGCTTGAATGTCGCCCTCAGCGGCCATACCGCGCCGACCGAGCGCGGGCAGATCATTCGCCGACGGCTGGATTTTGACAGCGATCCGCAGGCGTTCTGCGCGCAGTGGGAAACCGAGCAACACGCCTTGCGGTCGCGCTGTGAAACCGCCCGGAACCTGTTGGTGAAAATCCCCTTGGACGATACGGCACTGGCGCTTATTACCGAGCGTTGTTTCGCCGCTGGCGTCGATGGCTTGCGCGCCGATCTGGTGTGGTTGCGCGCGGCCCGCGCGCATGCCGCGTGGCGTGGCGCGGATGCTATTGCCGAGCTGGACATCGATGCCGTGGCTGAATTTGCCTTGCGCCATCGCCGTCGCGAACAACCTTCGGCCAACGCTGAGTCGCCTGCGCCACCGCCGTCAGGTGCAGAGAGCCAACCCGGGGAAGGGCAGGGCCAATGGGGCGAAATGCCGGCCACCGCGCAAGTTACCGGTGCCCGCCGCGAAGTACCAAGCTGGCCGCCACTGGCAAAAAAGCCCTAG
- a CDS encoding type II toxin-antitoxin system RelE family toxin, with product MTYELEFSVKAWREWGKLGSDLREQFKNKLLERLANPHVPAARLKGLSNAYKIKLRSAGYRLVYRVRDEVLIVTVIAVGKRQGGDVYRQALKR from the coding sequence ATGACCTATGAGCTGGAGTTTTCTGTTAAGGCCTGGAGAGAGTGGGGGAAACTCGGGTCGGACCTCAGGGAGCAGTTCAAAAACAAACTTTTGGAGAGGCTGGCAAATCCGCATGTTCCAGCGGCTCGCCTGAAAGGGTTGAGTAACGCCTATAAAATCAAGCTTCGAAGCGCTGGATATCGGTTGGTCTATCGGGTAAGGGATGAGGTGCTGATCGTTACGGTGATAGCGGTCGGGAAACGGCAGGGTGGTGATGTTTACAGGCAGGCTCTGAAACGCTGA
- a CDS encoding CbtA family protein: protein MIKRIAQTAGFAGLLAALLLTLLQSFWVSPLILQAETFENSAPVAEVHEHTAGTAAHSHDAEAWEPEDGWQRVVSTTGGNLVVAVGFALMLAGLYTLRAPTKTSQGLLWGLAGYATFVLAPTLGLPPELPGTAAADLTSRQIWWIGTAASTAVGLALIAFSRHWLMKILGAAILAVPHVIGAPQPQVHAMLAPEALETQFKIASQLTNVAFWLALGLISAWLFRRKSAGHDQA from the coding sequence ATGATCAAGCGTATTGCGCAAACCGCAGGCTTCGCCGGCCTGCTGGCTGCCCTGCTACTCACACTCTTGCAGAGTTTCTGGGTTTCACCGCTGATTCTTCAGGCCGAAACCTTTGAGAATTCCGCACCAGTCGCCGAAGTTCACGAACACACCGCCGGTACCGCCGCCCACAGCCATGACGCTGAAGCGTGGGAGCCGGAAGATGGCTGGCAGCGCGTAGTCTCGACCACCGGTGGCAATCTGGTGGTGGCGGTCGGCTTCGCCTTGATGCTCGCAGGCCTTTACACCCTGCGTGCCCCAACGAAAACCTCGCAAGGGCTGCTCTGGGGGCTGGCCGGTTACGCCACGTTCGTCCTCGCCCCGACGCTGGGCCTGCCGCCTGAATTGCCGGGCACGGCGGCCGCCGATCTGACATCGCGGCAGATCTGGTGGATTGGCACCGCTGCTTCAACCGCTGTCGGTCTGGCATTGATCGCCTTCAGCCGTCACTGGCTGATGAAGATCCTCGGTGCGGCGATTCTCGCCGTGCCCCATGTGATCGGTGCGCCACAACCACAGGTGCATGCCATGCTCGCGCCCGAAGCATTGGAAACTCAATTCAAAATCGCTTCGCAGTTGACCAATGTCGCGTTCTGGCTGGCCTTGGGCCTGATCAGTGCGTGGTTGTTCCGCCGCAAGAGCGCAGGGCACGATCAGGCATGA
- a CDS encoding thioredoxin family protein, producing MNASNTTFSLAPVYRKALKTWRPVILYFANDHCPACEWAGPIFRRIAEPYRLRANIYVLDTSQSPRHPNVTATPTVLFYKGGRLIKKLKGIGTEETLARDFAAHIGKTKAPVAARKRTHDLAWLRQTLRTLRTVPRARPGRMF from the coding sequence ATGAACGCATCAAACACAACTTTTTCGCTGGCACCGGTTTACCGCAAGGCCCTGAAAACCTGGCGCCCGGTCATCCTGTATTTCGCAAATGATCACTGCCCCGCGTGCGAATGGGCGGGGCCGATTTTTCGGCGGATTGCCGAGCCATATAGATTGCGTGCCAACATCTACGTGCTCGACACCAGCCAGTCGCCCAGACACCCAAACGTGACCGCCACGCCGACGGTGCTCTTCTACAAGGGCGGCAGGCTGATAAAAAAACTCAAAGGTATTGGGACTGAAGAAACTCTGGCACGGGATTTCGCCGCGCATATCGGCAAGACCAAGGCGCCCGTTGCCGCGCGCAAACGAACGCATGATCTGGCTTGGTTGCGTCAGACGCTCCGTACTTTGCGCACCGTCCCACGTGCACGCCCAGGGAGGATGTTCTGA
- a CDS encoding type II toxin-antitoxin system Phd/YefM family antitoxin yields MTHIVLSHVVASISELKKNPMGTVAAGGGRSVAILNRNEPAFYCVPAKEYEAMMERLEDLELIALCKERENDPTIKVSIDDL; encoded by the coding sequence ATGACGCACATCGTTCTTTCTCATGTCGTAGCGAGTATTTCCGAATTGAAAAAAAATCCTATGGGTACCGTGGCTGCTGGTGGAGGCCGGTCAGTGGCGATCCTTAATCGAAACGAACCGGCTTTTTATTGCGTGCCCGCCAAAGAATACGAGGCAATGATGGAGCGCCTTGAGGATCTGGAGCTGATCGCCCTCTGTAAGGAGCGAGAAAACGATCCGACCATCAAGGTATCCATTGATGACCTATGA
- a CDS encoding CbtB domain-containing protein — protein MSIISNTVSHTDHISSTTTLGQRVTAALFASILGASLVWFAGFSHIEAVHNAAHDTRHSAAFPCH, from the coding sequence ATGTCGATCATCAGCAATACCGTCAGTCACACTGACCACATCTCCAGCACCACGACCTTGGGCCAACGCGTGACTGCCGCCCTCTTCGCCTCGATCCTTGGTGCCAGCCTGGTCTGGTTCGCCGGTTTCTCGCACATCGAGGCAGTGCACAATGCCGCCCACGATACCCGCCACAGCGCCGCCTTCCCGTGCCACTGA